GCATCTTCGACCGCACTCCGTTCGAAGAGCTACTGGCGGCGACGAACCTGCCGGGTCCGGATGCACTCGCCTTGCTAGATTATCCAAGCTACTTCAAGGTACTCGGCTTGCCTTTACCGACCGATCAGGCAGGTATCCTCGCCAGGCTGGAGGAGGATCGCCTCATCCGCCGCAACGATGCTGGCCGGTTCGACATCACAAACCTGGGCGCTATCCTGTTCGCGGCCGATGTTCAGAAGTTTCCAACGCTTGCCCGCAAAGCCGTCCGCGTCGTCGTCTACGAAGGCCGTAGCCGCGTGAACACCATCCGCGAGCGACAAGGGCAGCGCGGATATGCCGCTGGGTTCGAGGGGATCATAACATTTCTCAACGGGCTTTTGCCACGTAACGAGGTCATCGGGCAGGCCCTGCGCAAAGAGGTGCCGATGTTTCCAGATTTGGCCGTGCGCGAGCTGATCGCGAACGCACTGGTCCATCAGGACTTCGCGTTGACCGGGACCGGCCCGATGGTCGAGATCTTCGAGGACCGGATCGAGATCACGAACCCTGGCGCGTCTTTGGTCGAGGTTAATCGGCTTCTCGACCATGCGCCTCGCTCGCGCAATGAGGCGCTGGCGTCCTTTATGCGGCGCGTGGGCGTCTGTGAGGAACGCGGCTCTGGTGTCGACAAGGTCGTTTTCGAGACCGAGTTCTATCAGTTGCCGCCGCCACGCTGGGAACGACAGGATGGCGCCTTCAGGGTGGTTCTGTTCGCGCACAAAGAGCTTCGCGCGATGGATCGGAGCGACCGGGTGCATGCCTGTTACCTGCATGCCTGCTTGCGCCATGTGATGCGCGACCCAATGACCAACACAACCCTGCGCGAACGGTTCGGCATTGAACCCAAAAACTCGGCTACGGCGTCCCGCATTATCAGGGACGCGCTCGATGATGGGCTGATCAAGCCGTATGAGGAAGGGCAGTCGAAGAAGACCTCGCGCTACCTGCCGTTCTGGGCGTGATCCTTATTTGATGGGTA
This portion of the Phreatobacter oligotrophus genome encodes:
- a CDS encoding ATP-binding protein, with product MTTARDPAYLESLVRELVKLPAETSWVEFKANNTDPQMIGERVAALANSAALEGKSEAYLVWGVEDETQAIIGTSFEPATATRGNQNLESWLVQMLSPRLNIRFDTVTVDGHRVVILEIPRASERPTAFSGTEYVRIGSTTQALKGHPQKEAELWRIFDRTPFEELLAATNLPGPDALALLDYPSYFKVLGLPLPTDQAGILARLEEDRLIRRNDAGRFDITNLGAILFAADVQKFPTLARKAVRVVVYEGRSRVNTIRERQGQRGYAAGFEGIITFLNGLLPRNEVIGQALRKEVPMFPDLAVRELIANALVHQDFALTGTGPMVEIFEDRIEITNPGASLVEVNRLLDHAPRSRNEALASFMRRVGVCEERGSGVDKVVFETEFYQLPPPRWERQDGAFRVVLFAHKELRAMDRSDRVHACYLHACLRHVMRDPMTNTTLRERFGIEPKNSATASRIIRDALDDGLIKPYEEGQSKKTSRYLPFWA